CTTTATTGAGACCAGCCTGAGTGAAGGAAAAGGAGAACTGCGGCTGACCGGTAACCTGGGGAACGTGATGAAGGAATCTGTTAGTACGGCGCTGAGCTACCTGCAGGCCCATGCAGCAGAATTTAAGATCGATCCTAAGTTATTCACACAGCGTAATGTACACGTACACGTACCTGAAGGTGCGGTGCCAAAAGACGGTCCGAGTGCAGGTATTACCATGCTGACGGCCCTGACTTCGGCCTTTACCGGCAGGAAAGTGAAATCTTACCTGGCTATGACAGGCGAGATCACCCTCCGTGGACAGGTATTGCCTGTAGGTGGTATCAAGGAAAAGATCCTGGCTGCCAAAAGGGCGGGTATCAAGGAAATCATCCTGTGCTGGCAGAATGAGAAAGATATTAAAGAGATCAACCCGGACTATATCAAGGGACTGAAGTTCCATTTTGTAAAAGAAATGAACCAAGTGATCGATATAGCGTTATTAAAGAAGTAACATCTCACTGCCGGTTTTTTTAACAGTTGTGACCGGCAATGGATACTAATGTTGATTGTTTTAAGGGTTTAAGCCGAAGCCATTCTCCAGATGACGGGAATGGCTTCGGTATTTTTTTTAGCTTTATGCCTCCTATGAGGAAGATTATCATTGCGCTATTGTTTGCGCTGCCATACCTATGTTGCCTGATACCTTCTGCCAGTGCCCAGGTGCTGGGCGGCAAAAACGTCTTCTCTTTCCTGGATCTGCCGGTCTCTCCGCACCTTGCCGCATTGGGTAGCGTGAACGTGAGTCTGCAGGATAATGATATTGCCCTGTCTTCATTCAGTCCGGCGTTACTGCGTTCTTCCATGCATCAGCACCTGCAGGTTAATTATACCAATTATCTGGGAGGGGTGAAGTATGGCCATGCGTTATTTGGTTATCACGCAGAAAAGTACCAGACCACTTTCGCCGGGAGTGTACACTATATAGACTATGGTAAGATCACAGCGACAGATGCAACAGGCGCCGCCCAGGGTACTTTCTGGCCCAGGGATATGGCTATTCAGCTGACCGCCTCGCGCCGTTACCTGGAAAGATGGTATTACGGTCTGAGTATACAATACGTGCATTCTTCCTATGAACAATACCGTGCTTCCGGGCTGGCCTTTCATGTAGGCCTGAACTACCAGGACACTGCCCACCACTGGCAGGCAGGACTGGTGTTTCGTAATATGGGCGTTCAGTTGAAGACTTATACCAAAGGCAATCAGGAGCCACTGCCTTTTGATCTGCAGATAGGCATTTCAAAGAAACTGGAAAGTCTGCCGCTTCAGTTTTCTGTTGCCATTCATCATGTGCATCAGTTTGATGTGCGTTATGCGGATCCTGATTTCCAGGAAGGAACCGTTATTTCGGATGGAGATACGGCTATTACGGGAGGAACGGCTGACAAGATATTCAGACATGTTGTGCTGGCTGCGCAATGGGAGATAGGGAGATATATTCAGCTGACCGCGGGGTATAATCATCTGCGCCGGCAGGAGCTGGGATTACCGCAGCAGAAGGGCATGAGTGGTTTTTCGGGAGGGATCGGCATTATCACGAGGAAATTACAGCTTAGGTATGCACGTTCCTGGTATCAGCGCAGCGAAGCATTGAACCAGTTGGGATTGAATTTACCACTGAAGGAATGGCGATATTGATGCAGGGGTAAAATAGTATTGAAAAAGGGGGTATGGGAGCCGTTAGGGCGATAGCGCTTGTTCGTCGCTTCGCCGTCGCTAGTTCGCCGCTTGTTCTTCCGGAGTGCGAATAAAAAAGCCGAATCCTTACTGGTAGCGGATCCGGCTCTCTTTCGTATCATTCAGTATGATACTATCTTAACTATTTTGAGCAGAAATAGCGACTATTCAATTTCTGCCAGTTGTCTCTTATACAGCTGAATAGTATTCTCCAGACCCAGGTATAAAGCATCACATACAAGGGCATGTCCGATAGAAACTTCTTTCAGCTGCGGAATATGCAGTTTGAAGAAGCGCAGGTTGTCGAGGTTCAGGTCATGACCAGCATTCAGGTCGAGGCCTATCGCTGATGCAGCGCGGGCAGTATCTTTATAGGCATTGAACAGCTGCAGGTTCTGCGGCTGGGTGCGTGCATTTTCATACTCTTCCGCATATGGGCCGGTATAGAGTTCTATACGGTCAGCACCAGCAGTTTTAGCTGCTTCTACCTTATCTACTTCGGCATTCAGGAAGATGGATACACGGATACCGGCTGCTTTAAAGGTACTGATCACATCGCGGAGGAAGGATTGGTTAGCAATGGTATCCCAACCGGTGTTGGAAGTGATCGCATCAGGTGGGTCGGGTACGAGGGTCACCTGATGTGGCTTTACGGACAGCACCAGGTCGATAAAGTCTTTGGAAGGATATCCTTCGATATTAAATTCAGTCGTTACCAGCGGTTTCAAGTCTATTACGTCCTGGTAGCGGATATGCCGTTCATCCGGTCTTGGATGTACGGTAATACCGTCAGCGCCGAAGCGCTCGCAATCCTGCGCTACTTTTAGAATATCCGGCATATTGCCACCACGTGCGTTACGCAGGGTGGCAAATTTGTTGATGTTTACGCTTAGCTTCGTCATACTGCAAAATTAGTGGAATTACGTGGATACTCCATGGTGATACACGTGGGTTAATAACTTAAAAGCAATAGCCCGCAACGATACTGTTGCGGGCTATTGCTAATATAAAGAATATATCAGACTAGTATCTGTAGTATTCTGGTTTGAATGGCCCTTCAACAGGGATGTTCAGATAAGCGGACTGTGTCGGAGTCAGGATATCCAGTTCAACACCGATCTTCTTCAGGTGCAGACGGGCAACTTTCTCATCCAGGTGCTTAGGCAGAACGTATACTTTGTTTTCGTATTTGTCTGTGTTCAGCCACAGTTCCAGCTGAGCCAGTGTCTGGTTAGTGAAGGAGTTACTCATCACGAAAGATGGGTGACCAGTAGCGCAACCCAGGTTTACCAGGCGGCCTTCAGCCAGCAGGATGATATCTTTACCATCGATAGTGTATTTATCTACCTGAGGTTTGATCTCAACTTTCGTATTACCGTAGTTTTTGTTCAGCCATGCAACGTCGATCTCGATATCGAAGTGACCGATATTAGATACGATACATTTATCTTTCATCAGTTTGAAGTGCTCACCAGTGATGATGTCGCGGCAACCGGTAGTGGTAACGATGATATCAGCTTCTTTAACAGCGTCGTTCATCTTTTTCACTTCGTAACCTTCCATCGCAGCCTGCAGTGCACAGATTGGATCGATTTCAGTAACGATTACACGGGCACCTGCACCTCTCAGGGATTCAGCAGAACCTTTACCTACGTCACCGAAACCGGCAACTACGGCAACTTTACCAGCGATCATGACGTCAGTTGCACGACGGATAGCATCCACACAGGATTCGCGGCAACCGTATTTGTTATCGAATTTGGATTTGGTAACGGAGTCGTTGATGTTGATAGCAGGGATAGGCAGGGTACCTTTCTCCATACGCTCGTACAGGCGGTGAACACCAGTAGTGGTTTCTTCACTCAGACCTTTCACGTGCTGGATCAGCTCAGGATATTTATCAAATACCATGTTGGTCAGGTCACCACCATCGTCCAGGATCATATTCAGCGGACGATCAGCTGCACCAAAGAACAGGGTTTGTTCGATACACCAGTCAAATTCCTGCTCATTCAGGCCTTTCCAGGCAAATACGGGAACACCGGCAGCAGCAACAGCAGCAGCAGCATGGTCCTGAGTAGAGAAGATGTTGCAGGAGCTCCAGCGTACTTCAGCACCCAGGTGTACCAGGGTTTCGATCAGTACAGCTGTCTGGATAGTCATGTGAAGACATCCGGCAATGCGTGCGCCCTGTAATGGCTTAGTATTACCATATTCTTCTCTCAGAGACATCAGACCTGGCATCTCTGCTTCTGCAAGTTCAATTTCCTTACGTCCCCATTCAGCCAGAGACATATCTTTTACCTTGTACGCAAGGTTAAAGTCGATGTTAGAGTTTGCTACTGTAGACATTCTATCTTGTTTTTTGCAAATCTAGTGTTATTTTATGGGTTTAAACTATGCATTTGTTCTTTTTTTGTATCTGCGAACAGAACACCTGTACTTTTTGTGGGTGTGCAGACAGTTAAAGCCAGGCGTTTAGATGTTGTCACGCCTACCGGGGTAAACTTTACGGGTTTTTCCAGCCGCCTGCCACATTCGCAACCCCCTGATCACTAACAGGTAGCATCGCCTAACGCCGTCTGTCCTTATTATATAATAACAAAACACATAAATTTGTTTGTCTAAGTATAAAAAAACAAATATGTTTGTATTTAATATATATGTATTGTCTTTTGTTTTATTAGATAATACTGCAGGTGGTTCCCGGGGGAGGGACTTGTGAATTGTTTGATGAACTGCCAAAAAAAAAAGGGCATATCATTATCATGCCCCTAGCCATCTTTATTGAGCAATGACTTTTTTAAGTATTTGATGGATATACAACTTTACACGTACTATGTTGAAGCTTCCCAATCCTATGGAGCGTAGCGGTTTTGCTGCGTTAAGTAAAGTGCAGAATGCCCTTTGCAGGATAGTGCTGCCGTTATTATTATTGCTGTTCATTTGCACACAAGCAAATGCACAAACTGTAAGAGCTGTGATCAATCCCACCGGAGGTACGCCTGCGTTAAACGACCTGAAGATCGAGATCCTCAGTGATGGTGGTATTAAAGTCACGCGAAAAGGTCTCTTAGAAAGTTATATAAGAACGGATAGCTCTCAGGGTATGAGAGCTTTTTTAGATTTCAGGAACAGCAACTATCTGGCCAGTGCCAATCTGAAAAGTCCTTCCATCTGTTACATCTCCCCGGTATCTGGTACCGGTGAATACTACGATCCCTATAAGGTACATATCGTTGGTACAATCGTAGACCGGTATAAGAATTATCCTACGGGGCAAACCGGTACGGTGACCATCATCGTGTCTTATGTGAAGAGTACCAACTACTTCTTCATGGACTATGTATTGCACATGCCACAGACCAGTGGATTTACCAAAGCTATGCTGTATCAGTCAGAACAGGTGGTAATGGGTGCTGCCGCAGGCGATGATCCGGATGCAGCCAGTCCATGTGCTTATGGTTTCATGAACGCCGCCGGTACGACTGTCGGTGTATACCGCGATGCCAGCTGCGCCACAACGCCTGAGTCGCCACGTAGCCACGTGTACCGCTCCCTCAGGAAATTCGACTCCTGGGAAGTATCTATACCTGGCCACCGTTTCTATATAAACGATGCCGGTTATTTCCCTTATAATACTGTTGCCGACGGTATGGATGGTAACGGTCGTTCCATGGGCATCATGAAACAGCTTGGTGCTATCTTCCGTGATGGTTCCCTGGACCCTGACCCGATGAACTTTAAAACGTACCGCCTTCTATCTGGTTATGGCACAACCATGACCGAGTTTGATACCATCAAGGCGATGAGTGATACAATTCCGGTTCCCGGTTTTGCCGCTGTAAGTATTAAATTCTCAAATGGTACCCTGTCAGGTAATGAAGGTAATACCGCTGATGGTGAACAACCTGCTCAGGGGCTGACCCTGACCGTATCCGGTGGTAAACTGAATGCGCCTGCCTACGTACTTGTTAAATATGATGCAGCGTACGCATCCAATTATGCGCATCCTGCAATACCAGGTACTGATTTTAACCTGGGACAGGAAGCATTCCTCGTTCCTGCGGGTGACTATACCACACCTAAAACAGTTACAATCCCTAACCTGCGTGTAATAGGAAATGATCAGTTACAATACAGCCGTACACTGCGCCTCAAACTCGTGAGTACATGTACCTCCCTGTTAAGCATTTCCGGTACTTCAGAAGTGGATTATACCATTGTGGATGACGAGCCAAGAACGCTCACCATGAATATTGACAGTACCTCTCTGTATGAGGGTAATACTTCCAAAGCCAGAATTACGCTGCCCATCGGTATTACCTGTCCGGAAGATATCGTGATCAGCTTCTCCCGCGTAGCCGCATCTACTGCCGGTGATACGGATTATGTAGTACCTGCCAATATTATCATCCCGGCTAACCAGACCGGTACGCCGATCTTCAATTTTACCGCTAAAGCGGATAAAGTACTGGAGAACACGGAAAATCTTTCCCTGCGATTCCAGGGTACCATTTTAGGTATCGGTGTTGCCAGCCAGAAAGATATTCAGATCAAGGACAGTACCTTCCTGAATCCTAATTACTCACAGATCATGGCCGACTGCGTATCTCCTGATGCGCCAAGACCCGTGCCTGAAGGATATACCGGTTACCTCGGATTACATCTGCCGCCAGGCGTAAGTACGGAGGTGACTATCAATTTACTGGATGTATATGTTGACTGGGACAATGCTACTGCGGAAGACCAGGTAGACTTTGACCTGAACTATTACTCCGGTATTGAATTTAAGATCACGCCGGGAACAACGGAAGCAAAAATACCGTTCACGGTATTTGCAGATAAGATCATGGAAGGTCCTGTACCTGAGCAGTTCGATCTGCTGTTACTGGCCATCGATGATGTAGGTGCCGGTCGTGTATATAATTATGTGGGCCCTGCTATCACTATTAAAGATGTGGATGCTGACAGCAGCATGAAACTGATCACTACTGTAACACCTGCTACTATCAAAGAAGGTGATGCGGGTGCTTCAGTGACTGTCTCATTCCCGGATGGTATCACTTCTTTATATGATGTGCCGGTAAGTTTCTCAAGAGGTCTTAGTTCAAAAGCAACTGATCTCGACCTGGAAAATCCGTTACCTGCTAACCTGGTGATCAGAGCCGGACAGAACTCCGTAAGCTTCCCTGCAAATGTGAAAGCAAAAACGGATAACGTACTCGAAGCAGATGAAAGTCTCTGGATCGTTACCAAACCAAATGGGTTTACTGTTGACTCATCTATGATCACTATCCAGGACGTAACAGGCGAAATACCTGGTAACAAGGAGATGAAGATCGAACTGGTAACACCTGATGTGAAAGAAGGAAACAATACTGGTATCAAAGTTAGTTTTGCCAATAGTTCACTGACTGCCGAAGTACCGATCTCTGTTACCTTAACACGCGATGCATCTTCTGCTGCGGCAGCAACAGATTTTTCTATTCCGGCAACTATTACATTACCTGCTGGTCTGAGTACGTTTACTGCTGCTGGTGCTTTTGTTGCAGAAGAAGATAAGATACTGGAACTGGACGAAGCGTTTTCTGTTACCGGTGCGGCTACTACCATTGCCGGACTGACAGTATCCGGCTTCACTGGCACTGTGCTTGATGCAACAGGGGATGATCCTCAGAATAAAAAGATCACGGTTACTGCCAGTCATCCTCAAATGGATGAAGGTGGTACCGGTTACAGCTTTACATTCAGTCTTCCGGCCGGCATCACATCTGAACTGCCTATCGTGATCACACCAGCACTGGCTACTGGTTCTACTGCTTCCACAGATGACTATACACTGGCATCCACTTCGCTTACACTGAATGGTACGTCAAGCGCTTCTACCAATGTAACGATCAATACTGATCTGTTGGTTGAAGGTGATGAGATCATGATAATGGGTGCTTCAGTAGCTTCTGCATTGACTGGTCTGCAGGTAGTACCAGCAACAGTTACTATTAAAGATAAAACACAGATCGCTGGTCCGAAAGTGACCGTAGATACGACTACGTTAGTAGAAGGTGGCGCGGGTGCATTTATTACCGTGACAATGCCTTTCGGTGCAATTCCTGCGACGCCGCTGACCGTGAAAGTGACCAGGGGCCTAAGTTCTCCTGCGACAAGCGGTTTCACGGGTGTACCACAGACGATCACCCTGAGTGGTAACTCTGTAACTATCCCGGTACCGGTAGCGGCCAGCGCAGATAACATTTTAGCGGATGATGATAAACTGGTAGTAGTGGTGGAAACAGATGGTTATCCTGCGGATTCCATCACTTTCAATATCGTTGATATGACCATCAACGATCCTGCAAATACCAAGATCTTCTTCACGGCGAATGATCCTGCTCAGGGCAATCGTGTGAAAGAAGGACAGACGTTCACTGTACGTGCAAGTTTTCCTCCGGGCGTAACATCTGCGAAGTCATTGTTTGTGCAGGTAGCGGCTAATGCAAATGCTACTGAGGCAAGCACCAGTGATTACAGCGGATTGCCAACCACCTTCACCATGAACGTTGGTGAGAATACTGCCACCTTTGATATCAAGGCACTGACTGACAATATTATTGAGCAACCGGAACTGGTAAGGTTCTCGGGTAACGTGACGCTCTTGCCGGTAATCGTAGTAGACAGCTTCGACCTTTATATTGATGATGCAACAGCAACTGATCCTTCAAAAGCCGGACTGAAAATTACATTTGATTCTACTGCTATTCACAAGGGCGGTGGCGCAACCAGGGTAACAATTGGATTTGCTGATCCGCTGGTGACCTCTCTGGCGCCGATCACTATCAATGTAGTTCCTGATCCGTCGTCAACTGCAGATATTAATAATTATATCGGTCTGCCTAAAGTGGTTACATTACCCAAAGATAGTAACAAGGTAACATTCTTCTTAAGTGTACCTGACAACTTTGTAGTGGAAGGAAATAAGGTACTCCAGTTCGCAGCCAATGCAACAGGATTTACCGTATTGCCAGTGGCACCATTGCAGATCCTGGAAATAGCCGGTCAGGCATTGACCGTACAGAAAGTAGCTGATGCGGGCGAGCCGTCAACAAATGGTGCTTTCGTGATAAAAATGCCGATTGCTTCTACTACAGATGTTGTAGTGAACTTCCGGTCAGTATACAACAGCGATAATATACAACCGCTGCCTAATGCGGTGATCATTCCTGCTGGCTCTACAGAAATAACTGTTCCGGTTATCATTAAAGACGACGTGAAACTGCAAGGTGATGAAACGCTGAGGGTAACGTTAACCAGTGCAGTGGGTGGTACACCTGCTTCACCGATCAACCTGACCGTGGATATTAGTCCGGCACTGATCCTGGTAAAAGATGATGAAAACGCTACTACCGGTCCTAAAGCAGATGCGCGTAAGATACTCATAGAAAAGATGTCAGATGCAACGCAACCTTCTACAGCGGGTGCCTTCAGAATCCGTTTCCAGGATAGTACACTGGTAGCATCAGATAATGTGAAAGTGGTGTATGGCCTGGCAGGTACGGCTACATCAGTAACGGACTATAACATCTTACCTGGTTATGCCATCATTCCGAAAGGAGAGAGCATGGTCTATGTGAATGTAACACCGGCAGGTATCCGTTATGCAGGACCTGATCTGACGGTACAGTCAACCCTGACACAGGCATCTGCGACCTTACCGAATGTTAACTGGACGTTTGTAGATAATCCGATGGCAACAATGATCATCTACAACCACAATATCGATACACCTACAGTGAACCTGTTTGCATCAACCAGCCAGCTTGTTGAAGGTGATGAAGTAGAGTTCTTTGTAAGATTAAGCCGTGCCATCACAGTGGATGTACCGGTGACTGTTGACATGACCAATGACAGCTACCGTACGCTGACCATCACTGGTGGCGACGTATCTGGCAAGAGTATCACAGTGAATGTGCCTAAGGGATCGAAGGAAGCGAGCTTCAAAGTGAGGGTGAATGATAATCAGCTGAACGATGATGACGGATGGCTGAAAGCAGCAGTGAGAGACTGGAATCTGTTCGGTGTAACACCTGCTTATTACGTAGGTCTGGCAAGTGAGGTAAATAATACTGTCGCTGATAATGATTCTCTGAAAATAACTTTCACCCGGAGTAACTATCCGCTCAAAGTGAAATTTGATACGATCGGACAGCCATTACCATTTACTGTACATTTCAGCCGTCCGAGTTCACGTATGGTGACATTGTACTATGAATTCTATACACCTGCATCAACAGAAGTACCAGCTAATACATTGCTGGCCGAGTCTCCGAAAGATTATGACGGAACCGTTAATCCGATCATGGTTGGTGCGGGAAGAACATCGGTTGATATAGTTGTACCAGTGAACAGTGTGGAGAGAGACAGGATCTTTGGGATGCGACTGCTGAGAGCAACGGTAGCTACCAATCAGAATGTGCCGACACTTGATTCCATATTCGCAGCGACAGGTTTGATACAGATATGTATGGACTGTGATGAGGATAAAGATGGCGTACCTGATTATGTAGAGCGTTTCATTACTGATGGCAGATGGAGAGACAATAACAATGGCGGTGTGCGCGTACACCCTGCGATGTCTCCTAACAATGACGGTCTGGGTAATGAGACACTGATGATCGAAAACATTGACAAGTATCCTGATAATGAAGTAACGATATTCAACCGCTGGGGTGGTACTGTATTTACAACGAAGAACTATAACAACCAGACCAACAACTTTAATGGTAAAGGAAATGCGGGAGGTGCGAAAGGGCAGGATGTGCCGGATGGTTCTTACTTCTTCATTGTACATACGAAGGATGCAAATGGTAACAAACAACGTTACACAGGGTTCATTGTAATAAAACGATAGTGATGATTGCTAAGAAGAAATTTCTTTTAGGTCTGCTGGTGGCTGCTGCATGCTATGTTCCTGCCAGGGCACAACAGAGTCCTATCTACTCACAGTACATGCTGAACGGAGTGGTGATCAATCCGGCTTATGCCAGTACAGACGAGTCAGCGAGTCTGACTGTTGTGGGCCGTAACCAATGGGTGGGAGTAGATGGTGCGCCGAAAACGGCCACGATGACATTCTACACGCCATTGAATGACAGGGGAACCGCTATCGGTTTCTCTGCGATGAGGGAGGCAATTACAGTGCAGACGCGTACAGATTACAATTTACTGGCATCGCAGAGTGTATCATTAAATGAGACAACGAAGCTGTCAATGGGGCTGCAGGCGGGTATGTCACAGTATAAGGAGAACAACAGTGAGCTGATAACAACTGATCCGACTTTTGCTACTAATCAGGCCTACTGGAAAACACAGGTTGGCTTTGGATTTGCATTAATGTCTGAGAACGTCTATATCGGTTTCTCTGCACCGGCGTTCAAGAGTTTTGATCTGGGCAATAGTGTAAATAAAGTGAAGGCGATTTCGCACTACTATCTGCAGGCTGCCTATGCAGCAAGAGTGAATGATGATTTACTGGTGAAACCGTCCATATTGCTGAGACAGGCGATGGGTAGCGGGTTCCAGTATGATATCAACACAAGCGTATTGCTGAAAGAGGTATTGTGGCTGGGCGCTTCCTGGCGATCAGAGAAAACTATTACCGGGTTGGTACAGGTGAGACTGGGGGCTAAGTTCCAGGTAGGTTATTCTTATGATACACCCATGTCATCTAATCTTAAAGGAGCACAAACGGTTTCTCATGAACTGATGTTGAACTGTCGTTTTGGATATAGTGTTGATCATGAGATCTTTCCGCGTATATTCTAGCAATAAGCATATATTACCGAAAACACATACTGATTTATCTTTTTCCCGCATTTTCTATGCGGGAATTTTTTTGCCCTTATATGTCATTGAGAATGAGATAGTAACAGGGTCGTGTTTTTTTCAAAAAAAAGAAGATCTTAAAATCCGTGTTTAAACATTTATCGTAAGTATTTATAGACAGGTGAAGAAGGAAGATGATTTTTTCCGGATACACCTAAAGAATTTTAATTAGAAAAGTTGTGTCTTTTAATGGTTAACTTGGGAAACAGCCTGGTATTTTTACCAGGCTGGATTATTTTATAGCGGTCTTCTCATTACGTAATCACGCATCCAGTAACCGTTTCCGATGTCGGTATCTTTCTCTTTGAAAATGGTAAAGCCTTGTTTCTCATAAAAGAATCTGGCTTTATTATCCTTTTTTACATCCAGTTCCAGGATAGCAGCATTTGCAGCTTTTACTCTTTTCACGACTTCATCCAGTAATAATTTACCTACGCCTTTTCCCTGGTAGTCTCCATGGAGATATATTTTCTGCAACTTGTAAACACCTGCTTCATCAGTAGTGCTGTAAGACGCAAATCCAATTGGACGCTGGTCGTCGTACAACAGCAGGAAGCTGTGTTTTTTTTCTGTGATCTGACTGCTGAGTGCCGCAGTGCTATACATCAGTTCCAGCATATAGTCAATTTGCTCAGGACTGAGGAGGTCCTTATAGGTAGTACGCCATATCTCATCCCTGAGCTGCTGGATAACAGGTATATCGGCTATTGTTGCTGTTTCTATTCTATACATGAGCTATCTAATTAGGAATTATGAAGCAGGAATTGACAGGAGGAATTAAGCATGTTGAGTAGGATGAGGAATAGCATGAAACAGTGCCTGACCACTCCTCTATATACAGACCAACGTAATCTTTAATTCCCATTTGCTAGCTCCTGATCTTTTTTATCACTTCCTGCAATTTATCCAGTGGCGTATAGCCTTTGGCAATCAAAAAGTATTCTTTCCCGTCGTCAAATATTGCCGCAGGAAAGCCCGTAATACCCCATTGTTCAACCT
The DNA window shown above is from Chitinophaga agri and carries:
- the ahcY gene encoding adenosylhomocysteinase; translation: MSTVANSNIDFNLAYKVKDMSLAEWGRKEIELAEAEMPGLMSLREEYGNTKPLQGARIAGCLHMTIQTAVLIETLVHLGAEVRWSSCNIFSTQDHAAAAVAAAGVPVFAWKGLNEQEFDWCIEQTLFFGAADRPLNMILDDGGDLTNMVFDKYPELIQHVKGLSEETTTGVHRLYERMEKGTLPIPAININDSVTKSKFDNKYGCRESCVDAIRRATDVMIAGKVAVVAGFGDVGKGSAESLRGAGARVIVTEIDPICALQAAMEGYEVKKMNDAVKEADIIVTTTGCRDIITGEHFKLMKDKCIVSNIGHFDIEIDVAWLNKNYGNTKVEIKPQVDKYTIDGKDIILLAEGRLVNLGCATGHPSFVMSNSFTNQTLAQLELWLNTDKYENKVYVLPKHLDEKVARLHLKKIGVELDILTPTQSAYLNIPVEGPFKPEYYRY
- the porQ gene encoding type IX secretion system protein PorQ, whose protein sequence is MRKIIIALLFALPYLCCLIPSASAQVLGGKNVFSFLDLPVSPHLAALGSVNVSLQDNDIALSSFSPALLRSSMHQHLQVNYTNYLGGVKYGHALFGYHAEKYQTTFAGSVHYIDYGKITATDATGAAQGTFWPRDMAIQLTASRRYLERWYYGLSIQYVHSSYEQYRASGLAFHVGLNYQDTAHHWQAGLVFRNMGVQLKTYTKGNQEPLPFDLQIGISKKLESLPLQFSVAIHHVHQFDVRYADPDFQEGTVISDGDTAITGGTADKIFRHVVLAAQWEIGRYIQLTAGYNHLRRQELGLPQQKGMSGFSGGIGIITRKLQLRYARSWYQRSEALNQLGLNLPLKEWRY
- a CDS encoding pyridoxine 5'-phosphate synthase — translated: MTKLSVNINKFATLRNARGGNMPDILKVAQDCERFGADGITVHPRPDERHIRYQDVIDLKPLVTTEFNIEGYPSKDFIDLVLSVKPHQVTLVPDPPDAITSNTGWDTIANQSFLRDVISTFKAAGIRVSIFLNAEVDKVEAAKTAGADRIELYTGPYAEEYENARTQPQNLQLFNAYKDTARAASAIGLDLNAGHDLNLDNLRFFKLHIPQLKEVSIGHALVCDALYLGLENTIQLYKRQLAEIE
- a CDS encoding gliding motility-associated C-terminal domain-containing protein; translated protein: MLKLPNPMERSGFAALSKVQNALCRIVLPLLLLLFICTQANAQTVRAVINPTGGTPALNDLKIEILSDGGIKVTRKGLLESYIRTDSSQGMRAFLDFRNSNYLASANLKSPSICYISPVSGTGEYYDPYKVHIVGTIVDRYKNYPTGQTGTVTIIVSYVKSTNYFFMDYVLHMPQTSGFTKAMLYQSEQVVMGAAAGDDPDAASPCAYGFMNAAGTTVGVYRDASCATTPESPRSHVYRSLRKFDSWEVSIPGHRFYINDAGYFPYNTVADGMDGNGRSMGIMKQLGAIFRDGSLDPDPMNFKTYRLLSGYGTTMTEFDTIKAMSDTIPVPGFAAVSIKFSNGTLSGNEGNTADGEQPAQGLTLTVSGGKLNAPAYVLVKYDAAYASNYAHPAIPGTDFNLGQEAFLVPAGDYTTPKTVTIPNLRVIGNDQLQYSRTLRLKLVSTCTSLLSISGTSEVDYTIVDDEPRTLTMNIDSTSLYEGNTSKARITLPIGITCPEDIVISFSRVAASTAGDTDYVVPANIIIPANQTGTPIFNFTAKADKVLENTENLSLRFQGTILGIGVASQKDIQIKDSTFLNPNYSQIMADCVSPDAPRPVPEGYTGYLGLHLPPGVSTEVTINLLDVYVDWDNATAEDQVDFDLNYYSGIEFKITPGTTEAKIPFTVFADKIMEGPVPEQFDLLLLAIDDVGAGRVYNYVGPAITIKDVDADSSMKLITTVTPATIKEGDAGASVTVSFPDGITSLYDVPVSFSRGLSSKATDLDLENPLPANLVIRAGQNSVSFPANVKAKTDNVLEADESLWIVTKPNGFTVDSSMITIQDVTGEIPGNKEMKIELVTPDVKEGNNTGIKVSFANSSLTAEVPISVTLTRDASSAAAATDFSIPATITLPAGLSTFTAAGAFVAEEDKILELDEAFSVTGAATTIAGLTVSGFTGTVLDATGDDPQNKKITVTASHPQMDEGGTGYSFTFSLPAGITSELPIVITPALATGSTASTDDYTLASTSLTLNGTSSASTNVTINTDLLVEGDEIMIMGASVASALTGLQVVPATVTIKDKTQIAGPKVTVDTTTLVEGGAGAFITVTMPFGAIPATPLTVKVTRGLSSPATSGFTGVPQTITLSGNSVTIPVPVAASADNILADDDKLVVVVETDGYPADSITFNIVDMTINDPANTKIFFTANDPAQGNRVKEGQTFTVRASFPPGVTSAKSLFVQVAANANATEASTSDYSGLPTTFTMNVGENTATFDIKALTDNIIEQPELVRFSGNVTLLPVIVVDSFDLYIDDATATDPSKAGLKITFDSTAIHKGGGATRVTIGFADPLVTSLAPITINVVPDPSSTADINNYIGLPKVVTLPKDSNKVTFFLSVPDNFVVEGNKVLQFAANATGFTVLPVAPLQILEIAGQALTVQKVADAGEPSTNGAFVIKMPIASTTDVVVNFRSVYNSDNIQPLPNAVIIPAGSTEITVPVIIKDDVKLQGDETLRVTLTSAVGGTPASPINLTVDISPALILVKDDENATTGPKADARKILIEKMSDATQPSTAGAFRIRFQDSTLVASDNVKVVYGLAGTATSVTDYNILPGYAIIPKGESMVYVNVTPAGIRYAGPDLTVQSTLTQASATLPNVNWTFVDNPMATMIIYNHNIDTPTVNLFASTSQLVEGDEVEFFVRLSRAITVDVPVTVDMTNDSYRTLTITGGDVSGKSITVNVPKGSKEASFKVRVNDNQLNDDDGWLKAAVRDWNLFGVTPAYYVGLASEVNNTVADNDSLKITFTRSNYPLKVKFDTIGQPLPFTVHFSRPSSRMVTLYYEFYTPASTEVPANTLLAESPKDYDGTVNPIMVGAGRTSVDIVVPVNSVERDRIFGMRLLRATVATNQNVPTLDSIFAATGLIQICMDCDEDKDGVPDYVERFITDGRWRDNNNGGVRVHPAMSPNNDGLGNETLMIENIDKYPDNEVTIFNRWGGTVFTTKNYNNQTNNFNGKGNAGGAKGQDVPDGSYFFIVHTKDANGNKQRYTGFIVIKR